In one window of Candidatus Avedoeria danica DNA:
- a CDS encoding ABC transporter ATP-binding protein — MFNNLDVEAYDRQYGDAALIRRAAIYFRPHRAQLVLVAVGVLVISALSAGVPLVLAFAVNRFGAAGAAAVPQRVVLGLIAFLFVSWVLIWAGNFVRRRALARTIGDIVLALRRDAFKAAASHDLSFYDRFASGRIVSRITSDTSDIAQSVTLVGDLLSQVIEVAILAVVATTYSWRLMLWTLLTVPVLFVFTWGFRSIARSVTRQGSRAMGEVNAKTFETIAGIAVAKNFRREQTVYDEFAAVNRTSYRLNFTRGFTLAMVFPVLNLLIGVGTALIVWRGAIEVRQGLLTLAAWFLFAQMMDRIWFPIINISSFWSQVQVGFAAVERVFALIDAEPSVKQTASEPVPHLAGEITFDHVRFGYGDAEPVLPDFSLHIRAGESVALVGHTGAGKSSIARLVERFYEFQAGTIRIDGRDVRTFDLTAYRRHLGIVPQMPFLFNGTVADNIRYARPEATDAEIEALAMRIGDGEWLTALPNGLATDVGERGDRLSVGQRQLVSLMRVIVQGPAIFILDEATASIDPFTEAQIQEALELILAEATSIVIAHRLSTVQAADRILVLESGRIIEEGDHAALMRGGGHYAELYDTYFRHQSLDYVVPEEEGVVGASGAEGGNGFSR, encoded by the coding sequence ATGTTCAACAACCTCGACGTCGAGGCCTACGATCGGCAGTACGGCGATGCCGCCCTGATCCGGCGCGCGGCAATCTACTTCCGCCCGCACCGCGCGCAGCTCGTCCTCGTCGCGGTCGGCGTCCTCGTGATCTCGGCGCTGTCGGCCGGCGTGCCGCTCGTGCTGGCGTTTGCCGTCAACCGGTTCGGCGCGGCCGGGGCGGCGGCCGTGCCGCAGCGTGTCGTCCTGGGCCTCATCGCCTTCCTGTTCGTCAGCTGGGTCCTCATCTGGGCCGGCAACTTCGTCCGGCGCAGGGCGCTGGCGCGGACGATCGGCGACATCGTGCTCGCGCTGCGGCGGGATGCGTTCAAGGCCGCCGCCTCGCACGACCTCTCGTTCTACGACCGCTTCGCGTCGGGCCGGATCGTCAGCCGGATCACGTCGGACACGTCGGACATCGCCCAGAGCGTGACGCTCGTCGGCGACCTGCTCTCGCAGGTCATCGAGGTCGCGATCCTGGCGGTCGTCGCGACGACGTACTCCTGGCGCCTGATGCTCTGGACGCTCCTCACGGTGCCGGTGCTCTTCGTCTTCACGTGGGGCTTCCGCTCGATCGCCCGCAGCGTCACCCGGCAGGGATCGCGGGCGATGGGCGAGGTGAATGCGAAGACGTTCGAGACCATTGCCGGCATCGCCGTGGCCAAGAACTTCCGGCGCGAGCAGACGGTGTACGACGAGTTCGCGGCCGTGAACCGGACGAGCTACCGCCTGAACTTCACGCGCGGCTTCACGCTGGCGATGGTCTTCCCGGTGCTGAACCTGCTGATCGGCGTCGGAACGGCGCTCATCGTCTGGCGCGGCGCCATCGAGGTTCGCCAGGGGCTGCTGACGCTCGCGGCTTGGTTCCTGTTCGCGCAGATGATGGACCGGATCTGGTTCCCGATCATCAACATCTCGTCGTTCTGGAGTCAGGTGCAGGTCGGGTTCGCGGCCGTGGAACGCGTGTTCGCGCTGATCGACGCCGAGCCGTCCGTGAAGCAGACGGCATCCGAGCCGGTGCCGCACCTGGCGGGCGAGATCACGTTCGACCACGTGCGCTTCGGCTACGGCGACGCCGAGCCCGTCCTGCCCGACTTCAGCCTCCACATCCGCGCCGGCGAGAGCGTCGCGCTCGTGGGCCACACCGGCGCCGGCAAGTCGTCCATCGCCCGGCTGGTGGAGCGCTTCTACGAGTTCCAGGCGGGCACGATCCGCATCGACGGCCGCGACGTGCGCACGTTCGATCTGACGGCGTACCGCCGCCACCTCGGCATCGTCCCGCAGATGCCGTTCCTGTTCAACGGGACCGTCGCCGACAACATCCGCTACGCCCGACCCGAAGCGACGGACGCCGAGATCGAGGCGCTGGCCATGCGGATCGGCGACGGGGAGTGGCTGACGGCGCTGCCCAACGGCCTTGCGACGGACGTCGGCGAACGCGGCGACCGACTGAGCGTCGGGCAGCGGCAGCTCGTGAGCCTGATGCGGGTCATCGTCCAGGGCCCGGCGATCTTCATCCTCGACGAGGCGACGGCGTCCATCGATCCGTTCACCGAGGCTCAGATCCAGGAGGCGCTCGAGCTGATCCTGGCCGAGGCGACGTCGATCGTCATCGCCCACCGGCTGAGCACGGTCCAGGCGGCGGACCGGATTCTGGTTCTCGAGAGCGGCCGGATCATCGAGGAGGGCGACCACGCCGCGCTCATGCGCGGCGGCGGGCACTATGCCGAGCTGTACGACACGTACTTTCGGCATCAGTCGTTGGACTACGTGGTGCCGGAGGAGGAAGGGGTGGTGGGCGCGTCGGGGGCCGAAGGGGGCAACGGCTTCAGCCGTTGA
- a CDS encoding 30S ribosomal protein S20 — MANTASAEKAARQATKRHARNRWYRTRARTFVKRARMHLDLGQHDEAQAAVRLACEALDRAASKGVIHANNAARRKSRLMLAFNKAAAARA; from the coding sequence GTGGCGAACACCGCATCCGCTGAGAAGGCCGCCCGTCAGGCGACGAAGCGCCACGCGCGCAACCGCTGGTACCGCACGCGCGCACGCACGTTCGTGAAGCGCGCCCGGATGCACCTCGACCTCGGGCAGCACGATGAGGCCCAGGCGGCGGTGCGCCTGGCTTGCGAGGCGCTCGACCGCGCCGCGTCGAAGGGCGTCATCCACGCGAACAACGCCGCTCGGCGCAAGTCGCGCCTGATGCTGGCGTTCAACAAGGCGGCCGCCGCGCGCGCCTGA
- a CDS encoding ABC transporter ATP-binding protein, whose product MHGSGWSSFIQHDPSRPQPKVDAALLRRVAGWVWPYRRRVALMLVLLLIISLVELVPPLLYARLIDSLALNEATGRITLTPGRLNQLALGLLAVPIASSLLGAWQRHQNATVGEGLIYDLRVAAYSHLQRLGLRFFTATRTGEITSRLENDVVGAQNAVVNTVPNVLSSVLTLSTTLAIMLRLEWRLTLLAVAVVPLFVLPAKRIGLVLRQIRRENSELSAAMSSQLLETVNVSGALLIRVFGRQADSIGRYAERAAAVRDIGIRRAVVSRWFFFGLGIATAVGTAVMYWAGGHLVLAGEISPGLIVAFAAYLNRLFGPITSLSNIQVEFVSSLVSFERLFEYLDLVPEIGERPGALDLDHVTGDVRFEGVGFAYPSSGTASPGGTTWSLADIDFTMRHGETVALVGPSGAGKTTISYLMARLYDPTSGRVTLDGHDLRDVTLASIARHVGVVTQESYLFHDTIRANLLFAAPDADDAALESACRAANIHTRILDLEHGYDTVVGERGYRLSGGEKQRLALARVILKNPAVLVLDEATSHLDTENEALVQEALARVMRGRTNLVIAHRLSTVQAADQILVVEGGRLVERGSHASLLAADGRYADLYNTQFTPRALATDALTTRPGAQPAQDGPTADGNTAGGQIANGRPAGRP is encoded by the coding sequence ATGCACGGCTCAGGGTGGTCGAGCTTCATCCAACACGATCCGTCCCGCCCACAACCCAAGGTGGACGCGGCACTGCTGCGCCGCGTAGCGGGGTGGGTCTGGCCGTACCGGCGTCGCGTCGCGCTCATGCTCGTGCTCCTGTTGATCATCTCGCTCGTCGAGCTCGTACCACCGCTCTTGTACGCCCGCCTGATCGACAGCCTGGCTTTGAACGAGGCGACCGGCCGGATCACGCTGACCCCCGGGCGCCTGAACCAGCTCGCCCTCGGCTTGCTGGCCGTGCCGATCGCCTCGAGCCTGCTCGGCGCCTGGCAACGCCACCAGAACGCGACGGTCGGCGAGGGCCTGATCTACGACCTGCGGGTGGCGGCCTACAGCCACCTCCAGCGCCTTGGCCTGCGGTTCTTCACGGCCACGCGGACCGGCGAGATCACGTCCCGCCTCGAGAACGACGTCGTCGGCGCGCAGAACGCCGTCGTGAACACCGTGCCGAACGTCCTCTCGAGCGTCCTGACGCTCAGCACGACGCTGGCGATCATGCTGCGGCTCGAATGGCGCCTGACGCTGTTGGCGGTGGCCGTCGTGCCGCTGTTCGTCCTGCCCGCCAAGCGGATCGGGCTCGTGCTGCGCCAGATCCGGCGCGAGAACAGCGAGCTGAGCGCCGCGATGTCCAGCCAGCTCCTCGAGACCGTCAACGTCAGCGGGGCGCTTCTGATCCGCGTGTTCGGGCGTCAGGCGGACAGCATCGGGCGCTACGCCGAGCGCGCGGCGGCGGTGCGCGACATCGGCATCCGGCGGGCCGTCGTCAGCCGCTGGTTCTTCTTCGGCCTCGGGATCGCAACGGCGGTCGGCACGGCCGTCATGTACTGGGCGGGCGGCCACCTCGTGCTGGCCGGGGAGATCAGCCCCGGCTTGATCGTCGCGTTCGCCGCATACCTCAATCGCCTGTTCGGGCCGATCACGAGCCTGTCCAACATCCAAGTGGAGTTCGTGAGCTCGCTCGTCAGCTTCGAGCGGCTGTTCGAGTACCTCGACCTCGTGCCCGAGATCGGCGAGCGCCCGGGCGCCCTCGACCTCGATCACGTCACGGGCGACGTCCGATTCGAAGGGGTCGGCTTCGCCTACCCGTCGTCCGGAACCGCCTCGCCCGGCGGCACGACGTGGTCCTTGGCGGACATCGACTTCACGATGCGTCACGGCGAGACCGTGGCCCTCGTGGGCCCAAGCGGCGCCGGGAAGACGACGATCAGCTACCTGATGGCCCGCCTGTACGACCCGACCTCGGGCCGCGTGACGCTCGACGGCCACGACCTGCGCGACGTGACGCTCGCCAGCATCGCCCGCCACGTCGGCGTCGTGACCCAGGAGAGCTACCTGTTTCACGACACGATCCGCGCGAACCTTCTCTTCGCCGCGCCGGACGCGGACGACGCGGCGCTCGAGTCTGCCTGCCGCGCCGCCAACATCCACACCCGCATCCTCGATCTCGAGCACGGCTACGACACCGTCGTGGGCGAGCGCGGCTACCGCCTCTCGGGCGGCGAGAAGCAGCGCCTCGCGCTGGCGCGGGTCATCCTCAAGAACCCGGCGGTGCTCGTCCTCGACGAGGCGACGAGCCACCTCGACACCGAGAACGAGGCGCTCGTGCAGGAAGCGCTCGCGCGCGTCATGCGCGGCCGCACGAACCTCGTCATCGCCCACCGTCTCTCCACCGTGCAAGCCGCCGACCAGATCCTCGTCGTCGAGGGCGGCCGCCTGGTGGAGCGCGGCTCCCACGCCTCGCTGCTCGCGGCCGACGGTCGCTACGCCGACCTCTACAACACCCAGTTCACGCCGAGGGCCCTTGCCACGGACGCACTGACCACGCGCCCCGGCGCACAGCCGGCGCAGGACGGCCCGACTGCCGACGGCAATACTGCCGGCGGCCAGATCGCAAACGGCCGACCGGCCGGCCGGCCGTGA
- a CDS encoding oligosaccharide flippase family protein, whose product MTSARRQAAALGRRVWPRLRRTIVVAWPAALLLVVPLFLFWRQTVGGLTLVPYDALTADPVFRDALAARGILRPQNGLLADLVFQNVVWKQFAVDALSRGQAPLWNPFVLGGLPFFAAGQHSLLYPPTLLFAWLGVDRAFGWHAVLTLWLAGLFAFALGRQIGLGRAASAFLAVAWSASTLFVANAVFPMIQVGMAFTPLILTGIAGAARALGARGHGSRGAEDVGGPGGSHWNLPTGRAAFWLTITALATAATALAGHAEILYYAGLVAAAFAVTQAIGIGRAGGVRAGASTLLWLAAAGAVGLLIAGAQLVPFYELAGTSHRTGTRYADAIDWAFGIRQLATFFVPDFFGNPAHHAVLSLDDLRRVSLDGDAFWGGGWGAKNYVEAAAYIGVLPWLLAPVGLVAAWRSGARFWLGLAVAAAACAFGTPLYRVLFALPGFDQLHTPFRWVFVLDLSVLVLSAIGFDALARSTAGPRARATGRVAGGLALGLGAWGAIILALAWALPHRWTSLVARTIARDDDLSRTIAAHFTGADVFGSYLFWSMLHLALFLTISGLAVVILARAEAPGVRRRGIALAVAAVALDLALIGYGFNPAVDPALADVRPRAVRFLSEVGAVKWGRVVGFGEGRVLWPNTGQRFGIQDLRGYDSIIPRWIARTWSAVEDQESMLVFNRIGNVHDADALDSPALAAMGGRYVVSRDEIASPNLALIDDGDVKVYENRLAMPRAWMVKIVEVAEGEALRSALQRFDPGTTVLLEEEPEPDIWGDLVPGRQAVRKDIGITEHSPTHLSFDVFTPRADTLLVVNEGWFPGWRAFVTPAGAAPDSAVEVPVYRADGMLRAVPIPPGRSTVDLRYFPMSLKLGLYASFIGLVLLFLLAVYAAWARYVRIGEDDAVGRITVNAAGPIGAALVTKVLQFVYAALFMRVLGPDNAGLYYYAITVYGLVEIVTSFGLGVLVAREIARRPAESARIVSTSVAVRFGLTLAALPVLGLIGLGMAAAGRPVDPAAATAIGLLIVALVPGHLNAALTSAFQGTERMVAPAAVMIVSALLSMSLGALALAGGHGFVGMAAVSIAVNAITFLLLARLLTASGVAWFGRPSAQLARWMIVASLPLMLNSLLQTLFFKVDVLLLAPLQGEQAVGWYSAAYKWVEAFLIVPPYLVMALFPLMSRRAENDRGGLRSAYENTVRWLIALALPAATLTTFLAEPLIALLAGRDYLPNGARALQVLIWFLPFSFVNGVTQYVLIALNRQRWITWSFAAAAVFNVTANLIVIPRYGYTGAAVVTILSELVLMAPFLWGLRDLGAPPVLALAWQPLLSASGLALVLAGSAAVGVPSWLAAPVGLAAYAVALVRLGWLTTEDRAILARFRPGPRATIGVLSAPGVGEAVDHAP is encoded by the coding sequence ATGACGTCTGCCCGGCGCCAAGCCGCTGCGCTCGGCCGCCGCGTCTGGCCCCGGCTCCGGCGAACGATCGTCGTTGCGTGGCCGGCGGCGTTGCTGCTGGTCGTCCCACTCTTCCTCTTCTGGCGTCAGACCGTCGGCGGCCTGACGCTCGTGCCCTATGATGCGCTGACCGCCGACCCGGTGTTCCGCGATGCCCTCGCGGCGCGCGGCATCCTCCGGCCGCAGAACGGCTTGTTGGCTGACCTCGTGTTTCAGAACGTCGTCTGGAAGCAGTTTGCCGTCGACGCGCTGAGCCGGGGTCAGGCCCCGCTGTGGAACCCGTTCGTGCTCGGCGGGCTGCCGTTCTTCGCCGCCGGCCAGCACAGTCTGCTCTACCCGCCGACCCTCCTGTTCGCCTGGCTCGGGGTCGATCGGGCGTTCGGCTGGCACGCCGTGCTCACCCTCTGGCTGGCCGGGCTGTTCGCCTTCGCCCTCGGCCGCCAGATCGGACTCGGCCGAGCTGCATCGGCCTTCCTGGCCGTGGCGTGGTCCGCGTCGACACTGTTCGTGGCCAACGCCGTGTTCCCGATGATCCAGGTGGGCATGGCGTTCACACCGCTCATCTTGACCGGGATCGCCGGCGCCGCACGGGCGCTCGGCGCGCGTGGACACGGCAGCCGCGGCGCCGAGGACGTGGGCGGACCCGGCGGCAGCCACTGGAACCTGCCGACGGGCCGCGCGGCTTTCTGGCTGACCATCACGGCCCTCGCCACCGCCGCAACCGCGCTGGCCGGGCACGCCGAGATCCTCTATTACGCCGGCCTCGTTGCCGCCGCGTTTGCCGTCACGCAAGCCATCGGCATCGGCCGCGCCGGCGGGGTGCGCGCCGGCGCATCCACGCTCCTGTGGCTGGCGGCGGCCGGTGCCGTCGGCCTGCTCATCGCCGGCGCCCAGCTTGTCCCGTTCTACGAGCTGGCCGGCACGAGCCATCGCACCGGCACGCGCTACGCCGACGCCATCGACTGGGCGTTCGGCATCCGCCAGCTGGCGACGTTCTTCGTGCCCGACTTCTTCGGCAACCCGGCGCACCACGCCGTCCTGTCCCTCGACGACCTCCGGCGCGTGTCCCTTGACGGCGACGCGTTCTGGGGGGGCGGTTGGGGCGCCAAGAACTACGTCGAGGCCGCCGCCTACATCGGCGTGCTGCCGTGGCTGCTCGCGCCCGTCGGGCTCGTCGCGGCTTGGCGATCGGGCGCCCGCTTCTGGCTTGGCCTGGCCGTCGCCGCCGCGGCGTGTGCCTTCGGTACGCCGCTCTATCGCGTCCTCTTCGCACTGCCCGGCTTCGACCAGCTGCACACGCCGTTCCGCTGGGTCTTCGTGCTCGACCTCAGCGTCCTCGTCCTGTCGGCCATCGGCTTCGACGCGCTCGCCCGTTCGACGGCCGGCCCGCGCGCCCGCGCCACCGGCCGGGTGGCCGGCGGCCTCGCGCTCGGCCTCGGGGCGTGGGGCGCGATCATCCTCGCCCTCGCATGGGCCCTGCCGCACCGCTGGACGTCCCTCGTGGCGCGCACCATCGCCCGGGACGATGACCTGTCGCGCACGATCGCGGCCCACTTCACCGGCGCCGACGTGTTCGGCAGTTACCTCTTCTGGTCGATGCTGCACCTCGCCCTGTTCCTGACGATCAGCGGCCTGGCGGTCGTCATCCTGGCGCGGGCGGAAGCCCCGGGGGTGCGCCGGCGCGGGATCGCGCTCGCCGTCGCCGCGGTGGCGCTCGACCTGGCGCTGATCGGTTACGGGTTCAACCCGGCCGTCGATCCGGCGCTGGCCGACGTCCGACCGCGCGCCGTGCGCTTCCTGTCCGAAGTCGGCGCCGTGAAGTGGGGCCGCGTCGTCGGCTTCGGCGAAGGGCGCGTCCTCTGGCCCAACACCGGCCAGCGATTCGGCATCCAGGATCTGCGGGGCTACGACTCGATCATCCCGCGCTGGATCGCCCGGACGTGGTCGGCCGTCGAGGACCAGGAGTCGATGCTGGTCTTCAACCGCATCGGCAACGTGCACGACGCGGACGCGCTCGACAGCCCGGCGCTGGCGGCGATGGGCGGTCGCTACGTCGTCAGCCGCGACGAGATCGCGAGCCCGAACCTGGCGCTGATCGACGACGGCGACGTCAAGGTGTACGAGAACCGGCTCGCGATGCCGCGTGCCTGGATGGTGAAGATCGTCGAGGTCGCCGAAGGGGAAGCGCTGCGCAGCGCGCTGCAGCGATTCGATCCCGGCACGACGGTGCTGCTCGAGGAGGAACCCGAGCCCGACATCTGGGGCGATCTCGTGCCCGGCCGCCAGGCGGTGCGCAAGGACATCGGCATCACCGAGCACTCGCCCACCCACCTCAGCTTCGACGTGTTCACGCCCCGCGCCGACACGCTGCTCGTCGTCAACGAGGGCTGGTTTCCGGGCTGGCGCGCCTTCGTGACCCCCGCCGGCGCCGCGCCGGACAGCGCCGTCGAGGTGCCGGTCTACCGCGCCGACGGGATGCTCCGCGCCGTGCCGATCCCGCCCGGCCGATCGACGGTCGACCTGCGCTACTTCCCGATGTCGCTCAAGCTCGGGTTGTACGCCTCGTTCATCGGCCTCGTCCTGTTGTTCCTCCTGGCCGTGTACGCCGCCTGGGCCCGCTATGTCCGCATCGGCGAGGACGACGCCGTCGGGCGGATCACCGTCAACGCCGCCGGACCGATCGGCGCGGCCCTCGTGACCAAGGTGCTGCAGTTCGTGTATGCAGCGCTGTTCATGCGGGTCCTCGGGCCCGACAACGCCGGCCTCTACTACTATGCGATCACGGTGTACGGCCTCGTCGAGATCGTCACGAGCTTCGGCCTCGGCGTGCTCGTGGCGCGCGAGATCGCGCGGCGCCCGGCCGAATCGGCGCGGATCGTCAGCACGAGCGTGGCGGTCCGGTTCGGGCTGACGTTGGCAGCGCTGCCCGTCCTTGGCCTCATCGGCCTCGGCATGGCCGCCGCCGGACGACCGGTCGACCCGGCGGCGGCGACGGCGATCGGACTGCTCATCGTGGCGCTCGTGCCGGGCCACCTGAACGCCGCGCTGACCAGCGCCTTCCAGGGCACCGAGCGGATGGTGGCGCCGGCGGCGGTGATGATCGTCTCGGCGCTGCTCTCGATGTCGCTCGGGGCGCTGGCGCTCGCCGGCGGCCACGGGTTCGTCGGCATGGCTGCCGTTTCGATCGCCGTGAACGCGATCACGTTCCTCCTGCTGGCACGGTTGCTGACCGCATCCGGCGTGGCCTGGTTCGGCCGGCCGAGCGCGCAGCTGGCGCGCTGGATGATCGTCGCATCGCTGCCGCTCATGCTCAACAGCCTGCTCCAGACGCTCTTCTTCAAGGTCGATGTCCTCTTGCTCGCGCCGCTGCAGGGGGAACAGGCGGTCGGCTGGTACTCCGCGGCATACAAGTGGGTCGAGGCGTTCCTCATCGTTCCGCCCTACCTCGTGATGGCCCTGTTCCCGCTGATGAGCCGCCGCGCCGAGAACGACCGCGGCGGCCTGCGCTCGGCCTACGAGAACACCGTGCGCTGGCTGATCGCCCTGGCGCTGCCGGCGGCCACGCTGACGACGTTCCTGGCCGAGCCGCTCATCGCGCTGCTCGCGGGTCGTGACTACCTGCCGAACGGCGCCCGGGCGCTCCAGGTGCTGATCTGGTTCCTGCCGTTCTCGTTCGTCAACGGCGTGACGCAGTACGTCCTCATCGCCCTCAACCGCCAGCGCTGGATCACGTGGAGCTTCGCCGCCGCCGCGGTGTTCAACGTCACCGCCAACCTCATCGTGATCCCGCGCTACGGCTACACGGGCGCGGCAGTCGTGACGATTCTCTCCGAGCTCGTGCTGATGGCGCCGTTCCTTTGGGGGCTGCGCGACCTCGGCGCGCCTCCCGTGCTGGCGCTCGCCTGGCAGCCGCTCCTGTCCGCCAGCGGCCTGGCGCTCGTGCTGGCCGGCAGCGCCGCCGTCGGCGTCCCAAGCTGGCTGGCGGCGCCGGTCGGGCTCGCCGCGTACGCGGTCGCGCTCGTTCGGCTCGGCTGGCTGACGACCGAGGACCGGGCGATCCTGGCGCGGTTCAGGCCAGGGCCGCGTGCTACGATTGGCGTCCTGTCCGCGCCCGGCGTCGGCGAGGCCGTCGACCACGCGCCTTGA
- a CDS encoding TlpA family protein disulfide reductase encodes MVDERDGRPVASRPWPLIYVLTAAAMLGVGFASGRVVARLRAPAPAAPVSGAEGEATLAAMLGALKGADAPAGVDGRAMAPTPAAPPVAGSDTGVLSVGVVEPGMANLGDLAPTFRLSGPAPETIVDLADYAGKAVLLNFWATWCVPCRHEMPFLQALHDAHADAGDLAVVAVDVDEPAELVAPYLAELGLTFPVGLDVDGQVADTYRIGTYPTTYLLGRDGRIMSIKRGAYGSPYELEQAASLMLRP; translated from the coding sequence ATGGTTGACGAACGGGACGGCCGACCGGTCGCCTCCCGCCCTTGGCCGCTGATCTACGTCCTCACCGCCGCGGCGATGCTCGGCGTCGGCTTCGCCTCGGGGCGGGTCGTCGCGCGCTTGCGGGCGCCCGCGCCGGCGGCGCCGGTCAGCGGGGCGGAGGGCGAGGCGACGCTCGCGGCGATGCTCGGCGCGCTGAAGGGGGCCGACGCACCGGCCGGCGTCGATGGCCGGGCCATGGCGCCGACCCCCGCCGCTCCGCCCGTGGCCGGATCCGACACGGGGGTGCTCTCGGTTGGCGTCGTCGAGCCGGGCATGGCCAACCTCGGCGATCTGGCGCCGACCTTCCGACTGAGCGGGCCGGCGCCGGAGACGATCGTCGACTTGGCTGACTACGCCGGCAAGGCCGTGCTCCTCAATTTCTGGGCGACGTGGTGTGTGCCGTGTCGCCACGAGATGCCCTTCCTTCAAGCGCTCCACGACGCACACGCCGACGCCGGCGATCTGGCGGTGGTGGCGGTCGATGTCGATGAGCCGGCCGAACTCGTCGCGCCCTACCTGGCCGAGCTCGGCCTGACGTTCCCGGTCGGGCTCGACGTGGATGGGCAGGTGGCCGACACGTACCGGATCGGCACGTATCCGACGACCTACCTTCTGGGCCGGGACGGCCGGATCATGTCGATCAAGCGCGGCGCGTACGGCAGCCCGTACGAGCTGGAGCAGGCGGCGTCGTTGATGCTTCGGCCGTAG
- a CDS encoding ABC transporter ATP-binding protein, translated as MAVVAQPATTEFALTRPYRTDRRSAGRWVLSHVLRHGWLIPIVLVGALGNAVLAGVVPKLVGEAYGALAGAAASTASGGISAWEPAMATIIRVAWLLIASQTVRAVLQLGRNAGSEAFGQRLERDVRDELYASLLGKSMTFHGRQPVGDTMARATNDVRELNLMFNPGLNLVIGSGFFLVMPAVFGYTIHPQLAIVPTLFVLSYVWALRAYLRQLAPVTREARETFGRLNSRLAEAIDGIEVVKSAAQEGAEVERFTVNARAYRDAIVRQGDQEARFLPLLLMGLAITFGFAHVAWLARQPGSGVAIKDIVAYTGYLGLFGFPTFVSLFAYSQVSLGMASARRILELINRSTDLDQNSGGHAADIEGEIVFEGVRFGYDAASPVLRDVSFRVSPGQTVAIVGQTGAGKTTLARLINRTYDVDAGRVTVDGVDVREWSLERLRRQIAIIEQAPFLFSRSVAENIAFGCPDATRAEIEAAAREAQAHGFIERLPEGYDTVIGERGVTLSGGQRQRLAIARALITDPHILVLDDSTSAIDSATEDRIQRAMRRAAHGRTTVLITHRLSQIRWADVVVVLRGGAVEAVGRHDELLDTCPPYRRIFVRLAPGDVEDVMGDGAGVAP; from the coding sequence ATGGCCGTCGTTGCCCAGCCCGCCACGACCGAGTTCGCGCTCACGCGCCCCTATCGAACGGACCGTCGCTCCGCCGGGCGCTGGGTGCTGTCGCACGTCCTGCGCCACGGCTGGCTGATCCCGATCGTCCTCGTCGGTGCGCTCGGCAATGCCGTGCTGGCCGGCGTCGTGCCGAAGCTGGTCGGTGAGGCGTACGGTGCCTTGGCGGGCGCCGCGGCGAGCACGGCGTCGGGTGGCATCTCGGCGTGGGAGCCGGCGATGGCCACGATCATCCGGGTGGCGTGGCTCCTCATCGCCTCGCAGACGGTGCGCGCCGTGCTGCAGCTCGGGCGCAACGCCGGGAGCGAGGCGTTCGGCCAGCGGCTCGAGCGGGACGTGCGCGACGAGCTCTACGCCAGCCTGCTCGGCAAGAGCATGACGTTCCACGGTCGGCAGCCCGTCGGCGACACGATGGCCCGCGCGACGAACGATGTGCGCGAGCTGAACCTCATGTTCAACCCCGGCCTCAACCTCGTCATCGGCTCCGGGTTCTTCCTCGTCATGCCGGCCGTGTTCGGCTACACGATCCATCCCCAGCTGGCGATCGTCCCGACGCTGTTCGTGCTCAGCTATGTCTGGGCCCTGCGGGCGTACCTGCGCCAGCTCGCCCCCGTCACACGGGAGGCGCGCGAGACGTTCGGCCGGCTGAACAGCCGCCTGGCCGAGGCGATCGACGGGATCGAGGTCGTGAAGAGCGCCGCGCAGGAGGGGGCCGAGGTCGAGCGGTTCACGGTGAACGCACGGGCCTACCGCGACGCCATCGTGCGGCAGGGCGACCAGGAAGCGCGCTTCCTGCCGCTCCTGCTCATGGGTCTGGCGATCACGTTCGGCTTTGCGCACGTGGCGTGGCTGGCGCGCCAGCCGGGCAGCGGCGTGGCGATCAAGGACATCGTGGCCTACACCGGCTATCTCGGCCTGTTCGGCTTCCCGACGTTCGTCTCGCTCTTCGCCTACAGCCAGGTCAGCCTCGGCATGGCGTCGGCCCGGCGGATCCTCGAGCTGATCAATCGCAGCACGGACCTCGATCAGAACAGCGGCGGGCATGCGGCGGACATCGAAGGCGAGATCGTCTTCGAGGGCGTCCGGTTCGGATACGACGCGGCATCGCCCGTCCTGCGCGACGTGAGCTTCCGCGTGTCGCCCGGCCAGACCGTGGCGATCGTCGGCCAGACGGGCGCCGGCAAGACGACGCTGGCCCGACTGATCAACCGCACCTATGACGTCGACGCCGGCCGCGTCACCGTCGACGGCGTCGACGTGCGCGAGTGGTCGCTCGAGCGGCTGAGGCGGCAGATCGCGATCATCGAGCAGGCGCCGTTCCTCTTCAGTCGCTCCGTGGCCGAGAACATCGCCTTCGGCTGCCCGGACGCGACGCGCGCCGAGATCGAGGCCGCGGCACGCGAAGCGCAGGCGCACGGCTTCATCGAGCGCCTGCCCGAGGGCTACGACACCGTCATCGGCGAGCGCGGCGTTACGCTCTCCGGCGGCCAGCGACAACGACTGGCGATCGCCCGTGCCCTGATCACGGACCCGCACATCCTCGTCCTCGACGATTCGACGAGCGCGATCGACTCCGCGACCGAGGACCGGATCCAGCGCGCGATGCGCCGCGCCGCCCACGGCCGGACGACGGTCCTCATCACCCACCGGCTGTCGCAGATCCGGTGGGCGGACGTCGTCGTCGTCCTCCGCGGCGGCGCGGTCGAGGCGGTCGGCCGGCACGACGAGCTGTTGGACACGTGCCCCCCCTATCGCCGGATCTTCGTCCGGCTCGCCCCAGGCGACGTCGAGGACGTCATGGGCGACGGTGCGGGTGTGGCGCCATGA